A stretch of Rhododendron vialii isolate Sample 1 chromosome 4a, ASM3025357v1 DNA encodes these proteins:
- the LOC131323595 gene encoding uncharacterized protein LOC131323595: protein MAGILALETNTIDAIVILHKLLGKKVSSRDVKKKLPKTKSKPKGLPNKHILDFPTIFFAVQTSPCNQTPSSLRHCALSLSLSLSLRFGLLGENLHHRKLFPIRDQKREHRVKIDGHTTQDGFILSLPLHFLSPPLPNPYSNLALLLSLPLPFLSPSKTPFSLSKTALEREIRVFGFFKRSKNGFSTTSSAVATESTETASVARDNAQEEALVEKIVLPTNESSEKLLRIRHTCAHVMAMAVQKIFPDAKVTIGSWIENGFYYDFDMEPLTDKDLKGIKKEMDRIISRNLPLIREEVSRDQAQKRIMVVNEPYKMEILESIKEDPITIYHIGKVKFWAFLGCVLNFQIGK from the exons ATGGCTGGAATTCTTGCTTTGGAGACCAATACGATCGATGCTATTGTAATTTTGCATAAGCTGCTGGGGAAGAAAGTCTCGAGTAGGGATGTGA aaaaaaaattaccaaaaacaaaatctaAGCCAAAGGGTCTTCCAAACAAGCATATATTGGATTTTCCCACCATTTTCTTTGCAGTCCAAACTAGTCCTTGCAACCAAACACCGTCTTCCCTCCGCCactgcgctctctctctctctctctctctctctctcagatttGGTCTCCTGGGAGAAAATCTGCACCACAGAAAGCTTTTTCCAATCCGAGATCAAAAACGCGAACACAGAGTGAAAATCGATGGCCATACTACACAGGATGGCTTTATCCTCTCACTACCTCTTCACTTCCTCTCTCCGCCTCTCCCCAATCCCTACTCCAATCTTGCactcctcctctctcttcctctcccctTTCTCTCCCCTTCCAAAACCCCGTTCTCACTCTCCAAAACagccctagagagagagattagggtTTTCGGTTTCTTCAAGAGGAGTAAAAACGGATTCTCAACGACGTCTTCCGCCGTGGCCACCGAGTCGACTGAGACTGCTTCGGTCGCCAGAGATAACGCGCAAGAGGAAGCTTTGGTTGAGAAAATTGTTCTTCCCACTAATGAGTCGTCGGAAAAGCTTCTCAGAATTCGCCATACA TGTGCTCACGTGATGGCCATGGCTGTTCAAAAGATATTTCCGGATGCAAAAGTGACCATCGGTTCATGGATAGAAAATGGGTTTTATTACGACTTTGATATGGAGCCTTTGACAGATAAAGACTTGAAAGGGATTAAGAAGGAGATG GATCGCATTATTAGTCGAAATTTACCACTGATTAGAGAAGAAGTTTCCAGAGACCAGGCTCAGAAACGTATAATGGTTGTCAATGAACCGTACAAGATGGAAATATTGGAAAGTATCAAGGAAGATCCTATCACAATATATCATATAGGTAAGGTTAAGTTTTGGGCCTTTTTGGGCTGTGTTCTTAATTTTCAGATCGGGAAATGA
- the LOC131322917 gene encoding F-box/kelch-repeat protein At3g06240-like, whose amino-acid sequence MKRSRTTAPEAVSSSIFSIPNPILMEILSKLPITTIRNCRCVCSYFRNLISDPEFAQLHLPKSQPHLLYRGDECTDDTLFKLNLPEGLEVLSSCNGLICLYLPRTYNPYYVWNPVVGERVIVPQTEKAFFGQCGSGFGFCSGTNQYKVLRFLTPSTGLIKLEAEINTLGTDLWRRVGDAPLYLHWYSGGCFLNGGLHWIVHDTENRFESMCCFDFGKERFQPFPGPSKFRGLRVDSMNMGALKDGLYVFFQTTIHTLDIWVMKDYAVQESWTRVFAVKIPRVEPFCGPIYRPLMVWSKGGNLLICSLSGGLFEWNMRDRSLRKVRYNGKYPSVFRAMVYIPSFISIKNAATRRNY is encoded by the coding sequence ATGAAAAGAAGCAGAACGACCGCGCCCGAGGCGGTGTCGTCCTCCATATTCTCCATCCCAAACCCCATTCTCATGGAAATTTTGAGCAAACTACCCATCACCACAATCCGCAATTGCAGGTGCGTATGTTCATATTTCCGTAACTTAATTTCAGACCCTGAATTTGCTCAACTCCACCTCCCTAAATCACAACCCCACCTCCTGTATCGCGGCGATGAGTGTACCGATGACACccttttcaaactcaatctaccTGAGGGATTGGAGGTTTTGAGTTCCTGCAATGGTTTAATTTGCTTATACTTGCCTAGGACTTATAACCCCTATTATGTATGGAATCCGGTTGTCGGTGAACGTGTGATTGTACCCCAAACAGAAAAGGCTTTTTTTGGTCAATGCGGTTCTGGGTTTGGATTCTGCTCAGGGACTAATCAATACAAAGTGTTGCGGTTTTTAACTCCTAGTACGGGACTAATCAAATTGGAGGCTGAAATCAACACTTTAGGGACTGATTTGTGGAGGAGAGTTGGAGATGCTCCGCTCTACCTGCATTGGTATTCGGGTGGTTGCTTTTTGAATGGAGGTCTTCATTGGATTGTCCACGACACCGAGAATCGTTTCGAATCGATGTGTTGTTTTGACTTTGGGAAGGAGCGATTCCAACCGTTTCCAGGGCCTTCTAAGTTTCGTGGACTTCGGGTGGATTCGATGAATATGGGGGCGTTGAAGGATGGTCTGTACGTATTTTTTCAAACTACTATTCATACGCTTGATATATGGGTGATGAAGGATTATGCGGTGCAGGAGTCTTGGACTAGAGTATTCGCCGTTAAAATCCCACGGGTAGAACCTTTCTGTGGTCCGATTTATCGACCATTAATGGTCTGGAGCAAAGGAGGTAACTTGTTGATTTGTTCTTTATCCGGTGGTCTGTTTGAATGGAATATGAGGGACAGAAGTTTAAGAAAGGTCAGGTACAATGGGAAATATCCATCTGTCTTTAGAGCGATGGTGTACATTCCAAGCTTTATTTCAATTAAGAATGCTGCCACGAGGAGAAACTATTAA
- the LOC131323596 gene encoding uncharacterized protein LOC131323596: protein MANGTSQAVIPKLTKDNYDNWSIQMRALLGAQDVMEVVEEGYDEPASKEAETALKEEQKTTLRAERKKDCKARFIIYRGLGEATFEIIASAKLPKKFGRCYRKPTEVLTK from the coding sequence ATGGCTAACGGAACATCCCAAGCCGTcattccaaagctcaccaaGGACAATTATGATAATTGGTCCATCCAAATGAGAGCACTGCTAGGTGCTCAAGATGTTATGGAGGTGGTAGAAGAAGGTTATGATGAACCTGcctcaaaagaagctgaaacagCTTTAAAGGAGGAACAGAAGACTACGCTCCGTGCTGAGCGaaagaaggattgcaaagcTAGGTTCATCATCTACCGAGGACTTGGTGAAGCCACGTTCGAGATCATCGCTTCCGcaaaacttccaaagaaatttgggagatGCTACAGAAAACCTACAGAGGTGCTGACAAAGTAA